A region from the Gossypium hirsutum isolate 1008001.06 chromosome A08, Gossypium_hirsutum_v2.1, whole genome shotgun sequence genome encodes:
- the LOC107951975 gene encoding heavy metal-associated isoprenylated plant protein 36 isoform X2, whose amino-acid sequence MADNQDDSGTLKYKTSVLKVFIHCEGCKKKVKRVLQVIDGVYETTIDSTQHKVTVTGSVDEELLIKKLSKSGKYVEPWPEKAERKTKSLGNQRTMRNKKMTKEKLVVMIIMTQRRISQMKSLN is encoded by the exons aTGGCAGATAATCAAGATGATTCAGGAACACTCAAATACAAG ACATCGGTCTTGAAAGTCTTCATCCATTGTGAAGGCTGCAAGAAGAAAGTCAAGAGAGTTCTTCAAGTTATTGACG GTGTTTATGAGACGACCATAGACTCTACACAGCACAAGGTGACAGTTACTGGCAGCGTGGATGAAGAATTGCTCATCAAGAAACTGTCCAAGTCGGGAAAATACGTCGAGCCTTGGCCAGAAAAGGCTGAAAGAAAGACAAAAAGCCTGGGAAATCAAAGAACAATGAGAAACAAAAAGATGACGAAGGAGAAGCTGGTGGTGATGATAATCATGACCCAAAGAAGAATAAGTCAGATGAAAAGCCTGAATTAG
- the LOC107951975 gene encoding uncharacterized protein isoform X1, producing the protein MGGESEEPDTSAAESGGGNGGNKKKKKKGKKDNPGPNGDAPASGEGLSAQALPVSNQAPPIGSSTNPRPPHQPMYPHAPPPMYYGPPLFGVSYTTTHSSSTSSYFATIMHPNAYGPPSPPSDPVHKFNEDDRDYYDDDETGCSIM; encoded by the coding sequence ATGGGAGGTGAAAGCGAGGAACCAGACACTAGTGCTGCCGAAAGTGGTGGTGGTAATGGAggtaataaaaagaagaaaaagaaagggaagaaAGATAACCCTGGTCCCAACGGTGATGCACCAGCATCAGGTGAGGGTCTATCAGCTCAGGCTCTCCCAGTCTCAAACCAGGCCCCACCTATAGGATCATCAACTAATCCTCGCCCTCCACATCAGCCTATGTATCCACATGCACCACCACCTATGTACTATGGACCTCCATTGTTTGGAGTAAGTTACACCACGACTCATTCTAGCTCTACCTCTTCTTATTTTGCCACTATCATGCATCCTAATGCATACGGACCACCATCTCCACCGTCTGATCCAGTCCATAAATTTAATGAAGATGATCGTGACTACTATGATGATGATGAAACAGGCTGCTCAATCATGtag